A genomic window from Cryobacterium sp. SO2 includes:
- a CDS encoding FHA domain-containing protein: MQLGRVGCETAPGERAEWTFVVGRGFLAVVPAGTQSPTVAALHALAAEPDVAIESLVELIPLAGPHEVASFAVIVPGARRDGDDADADGIPHDGIPVHAVVRGALAIDVFSIGGSRRFTDRNIRPWLLAEFQAVTGLVIGSPLASGTRADRLGSGTVCAVGIDAGDTLYWSVAGLPADAGDTILRPRRIVDDTVVLQRIEGAARPAAARVAAPAPVGPAATAVPDAAEPGRYGIRLATGEDLRLDRVYRIGRSPRARRILTGERLELVEVSSPSAVVSGNHLEIRQDGDAVVLTDLGSTNGTLVRFTLGRTQRLRSGASLTVLPGTTVDIGDGNLIEILPAG, encoded by the coding sequence ATGCAACTGGGACGGGTCGGGTGCGAAACGGCACCGGGGGAGCGCGCGGAGTGGACCTTCGTGGTGGGGCGCGGGTTCCTGGCCGTGGTGCCGGCCGGCACGCAGAGCCCTACCGTCGCGGCCCTGCACGCCCTGGCCGCCGAACCGGATGTGGCGATCGAGTCGCTGGTGGAGTTGATCCCCCTGGCCGGGCCGCACGAAGTCGCCTCCTTCGCCGTGATCGTGCCGGGCGCTCGCCGCGACGGGGATGACGCCGACGCCGACGGCATTCCCCACGACGGCATCCCGGTGCACGCCGTGGTGCGCGGCGCCCTCGCGATCGATGTCTTCTCGATCGGCGGCTCCCGCCGGTTCACCGACCGCAACATCCGGCCCTGGCTGCTCGCCGAGTTCCAGGCCGTGACCGGGCTCGTGATCGGCTCCCCGCTCGCCTCCGGTACCCGGGCCGACAGGCTCGGCTCCGGAACCGTCTGCGCCGTGGGCATCGACGCCGGCGACACCCTGTACTGGTCGGTCGCCGGCCTCCCCGCCGACGCAGGCGACACCATCCTGCGGCCACGCCGGATCGTGGACGACACCGTGGTGCTGCAGCGGATCGAGGGCGCCGCCCGGCCGGCCGCCGCTCGCGTCGCCGCGCCCGCTCCCGTCGGGCCCGCCGCAACTGCCGTCCCCGACGCCGCCGAACCCGGCCGTTACGGCATCCGGCTCGCCACCGGCGAGGACCTCAGGCTCGACAGGGTGTACCGGATCGGGCGCAGCCCGCGGGCCAGGCGCATCCTGACCGGGGAACGACTCGAGCTGGTGGAAGTGTCCTCACCCAGCGCCGTCGTCTCCGGCAACCACCTCGAAATCCGTCAGGACGGCGATGCCGTTGTGCTTACCGACCTCGGCTCCACGAACGGCACGCTGGTGCGATTCACCCTCGGGCGCACCCAACGGCTGCGCTCGGGAGCGTCGCTCACAGTGCTGCCCGGTACGACGGTGGACATCGGGGACGGTAACCTGATCGAGATACTTCCAGCGGGCTGA
- a CDS encoding protein phosphatase 2C domain-containing protein codes for MTQIGQGSLSHTIALPAVKKSVTLAWASLTDVGHRREVNEDSLVARSPVFAVADGMGGHSAGDVASNAVVTRLAEAADTAAGSGQTITAEAINLALGLAVADMKAGEGVTDLGTGTTVTGVALAIVSDAPQLISFNIGDSRVYQLGNGVLEQVTIDHSVVQELVDAGRITREEADVHPHGNVITRAVGFHEPPVPDYRILPLHPGQRILVCSDGLTKELTAYGIRHFLMSNPLAADAVAALVTAALENGGRDNVTAIVLDVLSVDDLNELDTPGG; via the coding sequence GTGACCCAGATAGGTCAAGGCTCACTCAGCCACACGATCGCGCTCCCCGCGGTGAAGAAATCCGTCACCCTCGCCTGGGCCTCACTCACCGATGTCGGCCACCGCCGCGAAGTCAATGAAGACAGCCTGGTGGCCCGATCGCCCGTGTTCGCGGTCGCAGACGGCATGGGCGGCCACTCAGCGGGCGACGTGGCCAGCAACGCCGTCGTCACCAGGCTGGCCGAGGCCGCAGACACGGCCGCCGGCTCGGGCCAGACGATCACCGCCGAAGCCATCAACCTCGCCCTGGGCCTTGCTGTCGCCGATATGAAGGCCGGCGAAGGCGTCACCGACCTCGGCACCGGCACCACCGTCACCGGCGTCGCCCTGGCCATCGTGTCGGATGCGCCGCAGCTGATCTCGTTCAACATCGGCGACTCCAGGGTCTACCAGCTGGGCAACGGCGTGCTCGAGCAGGTCACCATCGACCACTCCGTGGTGCAGGAGCTCGTCGACGCCGGCCGGATCACCCGCGAAGAAGCCGATGTGCACCCGCACGGCAACGTCATCACCCGGGCGGTCGGATTCCACGAGCCGCCCGTGCCCGACTACCGCATCCTGCCGCTCCACCCGGGCCAGCGCATCCTGGTCTGCTCAGACGGGCTCACCAAGGAGCTGACCGCCTACGGGATCCGGCATTTCCTGATGTCGAACCCGCTGGCCGCGGACGCCGTGGCGGCGCTCGTGACCGCGGCCCTGGAGAACGGCGGCCGGGACAACGTGACCGCGATCGTGCTCGACGTGCTGAGCGTCGACGATCTGAACGAACTGGACACGCCCGGCGGCTGA
- a CDS encoding serine/threonine-protein kinase codes for MAARPPSLPPALPGFSYLRPLGSGGFADVFLYEQNLPRRQVAIKVLLAEVVSDPVRQLFQAEANLMAQLSAHPAVLTVYQAGISADGRPYLVMEYCSNALDGRYRSGRLPVSEVLRIGVTIASAVETAHRADVLHRDIEPSNILTTAYGHPVLSDFGIAATLGEAEHTEAVGLSVPWSAPEILHDESAGSVAAEVWSLGATLYTLLAGRSPFERQGEAASPVQLMSRIARDPLPAIGRSDVPARLELVLARALAKKPERRQASALELIRELQSVEAELGLAQTPVELATAQWEAQAAGDAADQTRITGLQTIDAQPARRQRRPPAAGGRQHSAFAAPVAAPTGPRARALSRSVSRPRRRTLLALGGAGLFLAGAVAGGLLVAPLLSGAATGTAGLPRVSDVAGRAGDGTIVFSWSDPGLAAGDSYVVSLAGGESSIQRGTDFTVQTTDGATDAVCITVSVNRDGRTGAPSAEKCVDPAVDVG; via the coding sequence ATGGCAGCACGACCGCCGTCACTGCCCCCGGCGCTGCCCGGCTTCTCCTATCTGCGCCCGCTGGGCTCCGGCGGCTTCGCCGATGTGTTCCTCTACGAGCAGAACCTGCCCCGCCGCCAGGTGGCGATCAAGGTGCTCCTGGCCGAGGTGGTCAGCGATCCGGTGCGGCAGCTCTTCCAGGCCGAAGCGAACCTGATGGCCCAGCTCAGCGCACACCCCGCCGTTCTCACGGTGTACCAGGCCGGGATCTCGGCCGACGGCCGCCCCTACCTGGTGATGGAGTACTGCTCCAACGCCCTGGACGGCCGCTACCGCTCCGGCCGGCTGCCCGTCTCCGAGGTGCTGCGCATCGGCGTCACCATCGCCAGCGCCGTGGAGACCGCCCACCGCGCCGACGTGCTGCACCGCGACATCGAGCCGTCCAACATCCTGACCACCGCGTACGGGCATCCGGTGCTCTCCGACTTCGGCATCGCGGCGACCCTCGGCGAGGCCGAGCACACCGAGGCCGTCGGCCTGTCGGTGCCCTGGTCCGCCCCCGAGATCCTGCACGACGAGTCCGCCGGCTCGGTGGCCGCCGAGGTCTGGTCGCTCGGCGCGACGCTGTACACGCTGCTGGCCGGCCGGTCGCCGTTCGAACGCCAGGGCGAGGCCGCCAGCCCCGTCCAGTTGATGTCCCGCATCGCCCGGGACCCGCTGCCCGCCATCGGCCGCAGTGACGTTCCCGCGCGGCTGGAGCTCGTGCTCGCCCGGGCGCTGGCCAAGAAGCCCGAGCGCCGCCAGGCCAGCGCGCTCGAACTCATCCGCGAGCTGCAGTCGGTCGAGGCCGAGCTGGGGCTGGCCCAGACCCCGGTGGAATTGGCCACAGCGCAGTGGGAAGCGCAGGCAGCCGGCGACGCCGCCGACCAGACCCGCATTACCGGACTCCAGACCATAGACGCGCAACCGGCCCGCCGCCAACGCCGGCCCCCGGCTGCAGGCGGACGGCAGCACTCGGCATTCGCCGCGCCCGTCGCCGCCCCAACCGGGCCGCGTGCTCGCGCGCTGTCCCGCTCGGTGTCCCGTCCGCGCCGGCGTACTCTGCTCGCCCTCGGCGGGGCCGGCCTGTTCCTGGCCGGCGCCGTTGCCGGCGGCCTGCTGGTGGCACCGCTGTTGTCGGGCGCCGCCACCGGCACCGCCGGGCTGCCCCGGGTGAGCGATGTGGCCGGACGCGCAGGGGACGGCACCATCGTGTTCAGCTGGAGCGACCCCGGCCTGGCCGCGGGGGACTCCTACGTCGTCAGCCTCGCCGGCGGGGAGAGCAGTATCCAACGCGGCACCGACTTCACCGTGCAGACGACTGACGGAGCGACGGATGCCGTCTGCATCACCGTGAGCGTCAACCGCGACGGACGCACCGGCGCGCCCAGCGCCGAGAAATGCGTCGACCCGGCCGTGGACGTCGGAT